In one Mucilaginibacter ginsenosidivorax genomic region, the following are encoded:
- a CDS encoding PAS domain S-box protein, which yields MAAKQHGFIDNEEERLTALQSYHVLDTLPEEEYDAITRLASYICQAPLAFITFIDNHRQWFKSKVGLQVDYIPKTESFCRHTILGDDIVIVPDATKNDLYANTDLVKGDMGIRFYASAPLIDPQGYRIGTLCVFDRKIKVLNAEQEDALKTLAKDVMSHLELRKQKRELERNLQIHKDFYNLFDSSPDVHCIMDRDFNIEQINRSVDTVLGISPYSAIGQPIWNFFPEEERVRTLNLLKEGLGKQQGKFNIETVVLTPDEVVKWLSWSVKFSGDKWFASGRDVTYQKHISQELEQLALVASKVSNGVVISNAADEVVWVNDAFEHITGFTLAEVKNKWLGATLKGTVVDAAAEAKLLSSIKNKESYEVDLLITPKSSKPLWVTIINSVIRNSVGDVDKYIRVIIDISARKKVEQDLEILSFAARKSPGGIFIRDIEGRFMWMNQALEDIIGYSFAELEGKAIGTSLLGKDSDLSVFEGAVQAVKENRPYEVEIKVYKKDGTPIWAWLSNSPIFNEVGKVDRQIGVMVDITERKKAEEELTLLSLVASKVTSGIVINNSEGRVEWVNEAFEKITGYQIKEVRGNHLGDVLKGALTDVAIIERARELSRNKQSFEVDLLIYRRDGQPLWVSVINSVILDAKGKVDKYVEVIIDITEKKKAEIQLIAAKEEALQLSRAKDMFISVMSHEIRTPLNAVIGMSHLLMDEDPLESQKENLAILKFSAENLLTLINDVLDFAKMETGNVELEHVRLDLRDMVQSINNSLQYKAVEKNIYLSRSIDDDVPSVVLGDRTRLSQIILNLVSNAVKFTDKGGVNVDLKVIQETDKDVRIRFSIADTGIGIAPDKINVIFEQFKQAEADTTRKYGGTGLGLAISKRLIELHDSRINVDSVPGQGSTFWFTITFDKADKQLNTNNNKVEEGLKINVLVVDDNQINRLLINKILKKWGADADFAENGLEAVNKVTANQNYNVVLMDIHMPEMGGLEATQVIRSNPEPYFQQLPIIALTASMLSNQMGEIDNAGMNDYILKPFDPKILFEKLSRYQHQ from the coding sequence ATGGCAGCAAAGCAGCATGGATTTATAGACAATGAGGAAGAGCGTTTAACCGCGCTGCAATCATACCATGTGCTTGATACATTGCCCGAAGAAGAATATGACGCTATAACGCGCCTGGCATCCTATATATGCCAGGCGCCTTTAGCTTTTATCACCTTTATTGACAATCACCGGCAATGGTTTAAATCAAAAGTTGGCCTGCAGGTTGATTATATCCCCAAAACTGAATCTTTTTGCCGCCACACTATTTTGGGCGATGATATAGTTATCGTTCCGGATGCTACCAAAAATGATTTATATGCCAATACCGACCTGGTAAAAGGTGATATGGGTATTAGGTTTTATGCCAGTGCGCCTTTAATTGATCCGCAAGGTTACCGCATAGGAACTCTTTGTGTTTTTGATCGAAAAATAAAGGTTCTGAACGCCGAGCAGGAGGATGCGTTAAAAACGCTTGCCAAAGATGTGATGTCGCACCTTGAGTTGCGCAAACAAAAGCGCGAATTGGAGCGCAACCTGCAAATTCATAAAGATTTTTACAACCTGTTTGATAGTTCGCCCGATGTTCATTGCATTATGGACAGGGATTTTAATATTGAACAAATCAATCGTTCGGTTGATACGGTTTTGGGTATAAGCCCGTATAGTGCCATTGGGCAGCCCATCTGGAACTTTTTTCCTGAAGAGGAGAGAGTTCGGACTTTGAATTTGCTTAAGGAGGGATTAGGTAAACAACAAGGTAAATTTAATATCGAAACTGTTGTATTAACTCCTGATGAAGTTGTTAAATGGTTAAGCTGGTCTGTTAAATTCAGTGGTGATAAATGGTTTGCAAGCGGGCGCGATGTTACTTATCAAAAACACATTTCCCAGGAATTGGAACAATTGGCCCTGGTAGCCAGTAAAGTTAGTAACGGCGTTGTAATAAGCAACGCCGCCGATGAGGTTGTTTGGGTGAATGATGCATTTGAACACATTACCGGCTTTACTTTAGCCGAGGTTAAAAATAAATGGTTGGGTGCCACGCTTAAAGGTACCGTTGTAGATGCCGCTGCAGAAGCAAAATTGCTATCGTCCATAAAAAATAAAGAATCATATGAGGTTGACCTTTTAATAACACCAAAAAGCAGCAAGCCTTTATGGGTTACAATTATTAACTCTGTTATACGTAACAGTGTTGGCGATGTTGATAAATATATCCGGGTTATTATTGATATATCGGCCCGTAAAAAAGTTGAGCAGGATCTGGAGATATTATCTTTTGCCGCCCGGAAATCGCCCGGAGGCATATTTATTCGTGATATCGAGGGGCGGTTTATGTGGATGAACCAGGCTCTTGAAGATATTATAGGTTATTCATTTGCCGAGCTGGAGGGTAAGGCAATTGGCACATCGTTGTTGGGTAAGGACTCTGACCTGAGCGTTTTTGAAGGTGCTGTGCAGGCCGTAAAAGAAAACCGGCCTTATGAGGTTGAAATAAAAGTATACAAAAAAGACGGTACGCCAATATGGGCCTGGCTATCAAACAGCCCGATTTTTAACGAAGTAGGTAAGGTTGACCGGCAGATAGGGGTAATGGTTGATATCACCGAACGCAAGAAGGCCGAAGAGGAACTTACCCTGTTATCCCTTGTGGCAAGCAAAGTTACCAGCGGTATTGTTATTAATAACAGTGAGGGCCGGGTTGAGTGGGTTAACGAAGCTTTTGAGAAAATTACCGGATACCAGATAAAAGAGGTGCGGGGAAACCACCTGGGCGACGTATTGAAAGGCGCATTAACTGACGTAGCGATTATTGAACGGGCGCGTGAGCTTTCCAGGAATAAACAATCTTTTGAGGTTGATTTACTTATATATCGCAGAGACGGACAACCTTTGTGGGTATCTGTTATCAATTCGGTAATATTGGATGCTAAAGGTAAAGTTGATAAGTATGTAGAGGTAATTATTGATATTACTGAGAAAAAGAAGGCCGAGATTCAATTAATTGCCGCCAAAGAAGAGGCACTGCAGCTGAGCCGGGCCAAGGATATGTTTATATCGGTAATGAGCCACGAAATCCGTACGCCGCTAAATGCAGTTATTGGTATGTCGCACCTGTTGATGGACGAAGATCCGTTGGAATCGCAAAAGGAAAACCTGGCTATTCTTAAATTTTCGGCCGAAAATTTATTGACTTTGATTAATGATGTGCTCGATTTTGCCAAGATGGAAACAGGCAACGTTGAACTTGAACACGTACGTCTCGACCTGCGCGATATGGTACAGAGCATCAACAATTCATTGCAATACAAAGCAGTGGAAAAAAATATATATCTTAGCAGAAGCATCGATGACGATGTACCGTCAGTTGTTTTAGGCGACCGGACCCGTTTAAGCCAGATTATATTAAACCTGGTAAGCAACGCGGTTAAGTTTACTGATAAAGGTGGTGTTAATGTCGATTTAAAGGTAATACAAGAAACTGATAAGGATGTAAGGATCAGGTTTTCGATCGCAGATACAGGAATAGGTATTGCCCCCGACAAAATAAATGTGATATTTGAGCAATTTAAACAAGCCGAAGCTGATACTACGCGTAAATATGGGGGCACCGGCTTAGGCCTGGCGATTAGTAAACGCCTTATCGAGCTGCATGATTCGCGTATAAATGTAGATAGTGTGCCGGGGCAGGGTTCCACCTTTTGGTTTACCATTACTTTTGACAAAGCAGATAAGCAATTAAATACCAATAATAATAAAGTGGAAGAAGGATTAAAAATTAACGTTTTAGTAGTTGATGACAACCAGATAAACCGGTTATTAATTAATAAAATCCTTAAAAAATGGGGCGCCGATGCCGATTTTGCCGAAAATGGGCTTGAGGCAGTAAATAAGGTGACAGCCAATCAAAACTATAACGTAGTTTTAATGGATATACACATGCCCGAAATGGGTGGGTTAGAAGCTACCCAGGTTATCCGTTCAAATCCCGAACCATATTTTCAGCAATTACCTATTATTGCTTTAACCGCATCTATGCTAAGTAACCAAATGGGCGAAATAGATAATGCCGGCATGAACGATTATATCCTGAAACCATTTGATCCAAAAATACTTTTCGAGAAATTGAGCCGGTATCAGCATCAATAG
- a CDS encoding amidohydrolase family protein, with protein MKSFRADYVFPVYADPIKNGIVTVDDVGKIISVTDSSNPPNGPIENVSGIICPGFVNTHCHIELSHLKNKIKTGGGLVSFIKEVQAFRNSDEQQVAGAIEKADQEMYNNGIVAVGDISNTNLSIPVKAKSKLYYHTFVETFGFLPQNAADVFDKATALLSEFKPQSVSVTPHAPYSVSKELFKLIRKHSEEGHNLISIHNQECEDENKFYRYKLGGFLDLYQYFGIDISFFKPQARNSVQSVIPLLTNKQKVLLVHNTCTNLKDIYFIKRFDRKVNFCFCPNANMYIEGKLPKIELFVDQGFNITLGTDSLASNDSLCILSEMRVIQKKFPALSTERLIKWGTLNGAEFLGIDDEKGSLQVGKIPGLNLITGLDGLKITPESKVKKLI; from the coding sequence ATGAAAAGTTTTAGAGCCGATTACGTTTTTCCAGTTTATGCCGATCCGATTAAGAATGGAATTGTTACCGTTGATGATGTTGGTAAAATAATTTCGGTTACAGATTCAAGCAACCCTCCAAATGGCCCCATAGAAAATGTTAGCGGTATTATTTGCCCGGGATTTGTAAACACCCATTGCCACATTGAACTTTCTCATCTAAAAAACAAAATTAAAACAGGCGGTGGCCTGGTTTCCTTTATAAAAGAAGTTCAGGCTTTCAGAAATTCCGATGAGCAACAAGTAGCCGGGGCTATTGAAAAGGCCGATCAGGAAATGTACAATAATGGCATTGTTGCTGTTGGCGATATTTCAAATACCAATTTAAGTATTCCGGTTAAAGCAAAAAGCAAATTATACTACCATACTTTTGTAGAAACTTTTGGTTTTTTACCGCAAAATGCCGCTGATGTTTTTGATAAGGCGACAGCATTGCTGAGCGAGTTTAAACCCCAATCTGTTTCGGTGACTCCGCATGCTCCTTATTCGGTTTCAAAGGAGTTGTTTAAGCTTATCAGGAAACATAGCGAAGAGGGGCATAACCTCATCAGTATCCACAACCAGGAGTGCGAAGACGAAAACAAGTTTTATCGCTATAAACTCGGCGGATTTTTAGACCTGTACCAATATTTTGGTATCGATATCAGTTTTTTTAAGCCACAGGCGCGCAATTCGGTGCAATCAGTAATACCGCTGCTTACTAATAAGCAAAAGGTTTTGCTTGTGCACAATACCTGCACCAACTTAAAGGACATCTATTTCATTAAACGTTTTGACCGTAAAGTGAATTTTTGTTTTTGCCCTAATGCCAACATGTATATTGAAGGCAAACTGCCCAAAATTGAACTTTTTGTTGACCAGGGTTTTAATATTACCCTGGGCACCGATAGTTTGGCATCCAATGATAGCTTATGCATATTGAGCGAAATGCGTGTTATTCAAAAAAAATTCCCTGCTTTAAGTACCGAAAGATTAATAAAATGGGGCACCCTTAATGGCGCTGAGTTTTTAGGCATCGATGACGAAAAAGGCTCGTTACAAGTTGGCAAAATTCCAGGGCTTAACTTGATAACAGGGCTTGATGGTTTGAAGATAACACCGGAGAGTAAAGTTAAGAAGTTGATTTAG
- a CDS encoding HAD family hydrolase — MKKSIIFDLDQTLVDSSLAETERKNRNWSAVYSLIPSFKLYEGMRVVLDTINHNDIEICVITTSPGKYAQMVLRHFNIPYKHLIDYFAVKNRKPHPESFIKAMSLMECDCDAIYSFGDRAIDIEASKASGIKSVGCKWGSDELNLLINSKPDFLIDQPIEILTLLGLEPYYKPEYAF; from the coding sequence GTGAAAAAATCAATAATTTTTGACCTTGACCAAACTTTGGTTGATAGTTCTTTAGCTGAAACCGAGCGAAAAAATCGCAACTGGTCTGCCGTATATTCATTAATCCCATCATTCAAATTGTATGAGGGTATGAGGGTAGTTTTGGATACTATAAACCATAACGATATTGAAATATGCGTTATCACCACCAGCCCCGGTAAGTATGCTCAAATGGTTTTAAGGCATTTCAACATTCCCTATAAACACCTAATAGATTACTTCGCTGTAAAGAACAGAAAACCTCACCCTGAATCGTTTATTAAAGCTATGAGTTTAATGGAGTGTGACTGTGACGCTATTTATTCATTTGGCGACCGTGCTATTGACATTGAAGCATCCAAAGCATCAGGTATTAAAAGTGTAGGCTGCAAATGGGGGTCTGACGAGTTAAACTTGTTGATTAACTCAAAGCCTGACTTCTTGATTGACCAACCAATTGAAATTTTGACGTTGTTAGGTTTGGAGCCATACTACAAACCCGAATACGCCTTTTAA
- a CDS encoding ComF family protein has product MKLPGGYLADFVSLFFPQLCPACNASLVAGEHIICSDCRYNLPFTNFHTQPDNIVAQQFYGKLKVEAAYALYFFNKGGNVQNLMHHFKYSGMKQIGNLAGNIAGTQLKENPIFNAVDYIIPVPLHKKRLKERGYNQSACFADGLADKLTANVELDNLIRKVATATQTHKSRFARFENMQEVFAVAKPEILEGKHVLLVDDVVTTGSTLEACGIELLKVPGLKLSIATIAYAV; this is encoded by the coding sequence ATGAAATTACCAGGCGGCTACCTTGCCGATTTTGTTTCGCTGTTTTTCCCTCAGCTTTGCCCTGCATGTAATGCCAGCCTGGTAGCCGGTGAGCATATCATTTGTTCGGATTGCCGGTATAATTTGCCGTTTACAAATTTTCATACACAGCCAGATAACATTGTTGCACAACAGTTTTATGGCAAATTAAAGGTTGAGGCTGCCTACGCCCTCTATTTTTTTAATAAAGGCGGCAATGTGCAAAACCTCATGCACCATTTTAAATACAGCGGCATGAAACAGATTGGTAACCTTGCCGGGAACATTGCCGGCACCCAATTAAAAGAGAACCCTATTTTTAATGCCGTAGATTATATTATTCCCGTGCCCCTGCATAAAAAACGTTTAAAAGAGCGCGGCTACAATCAAAGCGCTTGTTTTGCAGATGGCTTGGCTGATAAGTTGACCGCTAACGTTGAATTGGATAATTTAATACGGAAGGTTGCCACTGCTACTCAAACCCATAAATCGCGTTTTGCCCGGTTTGAAAACATGCAGGAAGTATTTGCTGTTGCTAAACCGGAAATACTGGAAGGCAAGCACGTTTTGTTGGTAGATGATGTTGTAACTACAGGATCAACCCTGGAGGCCTGCGGGATAGAGTTATTGAAAGTGCCTGGCTTGAAGCTAAGTATCGCTACTATTGCATATGCGGTTTAG
- a CDS encoding DNA-processing protein DprA — MAIRTEDLVRILQLRGMGRKTAKKLCDLDFSGDTADLVDFILEVSSSKTLQRFPEYSKPDINEAFKKGDDILEKSDRGNIKITSFYDKKFPPALTNIIDPPLIINTKGNLDDLSNLIGVAVIGTREPSPAGIKAGEYFGKQLALQNFNVVSGLAKGCDASGHRGCLSVNGFTTAILAHGLHTIYPKENYALAEEILDKGGVLLSEYFVGTGALANYFVERDRLQAGLSEATIVIQTDEKGGTMHAVNATLVSRKSLAAIKYKGAELEYSKTKGNEKLIREGKAFALTSDNLIEFISLFNKSETANSLPAPALLTKQENSVELTESANSEIPAVEPEKHVISEAPTVEPEHPVTHEIPTVEPEHPETSEIPTVKPEQSVTSEMPTVEPEQPVTSNMPTVEPEKSLTSDVPTVKPLTSTAKEKPSKGQVAKERKESVKKKITNQPKLF; from the coding sequence ATGGCGATAAGAACCGAAGACTTAGTAAGGATTTTGCAATTGCGGGGCATGGGGCGTAAGACCGCTAAGAAGCTGTGCGACCTTGACTTTTCAGGTGACACCGCAGACCTTGTAGACTTTATACTCGAAGTAAGCAGTAGCAAAACCTTACAGCGTTTTCCTGAGTATTCCAAACCCGACATAAATGAAGCTTTTAAAAAGGGGGACGACATCCTTGAAAAATCAGACCGGGGCAACATTAAGATTACTTCTTTTTACGACAAGAAATTTCCTCCGGCATTGACGAATATTATCGACCCTCCGCTAATAATAAACACCAAAGGTAATTTAGATGACTTATCGAATTTAATAGGAGTTGCAGTAATTGGTACGAGAGAGCCAAGTCCAGCGGGAATTAAAGCAGGTGAGTACTTTGGTAAACAGTTAGCATTGCAGAACTTCAATGTCGTTAGCGGTTTAGCAAAGGGTTGTGATGCTTCGGGTCACCGTGGGTGCTTATCAGTTAACGGCTTTACTACTGCAATATTAGCGCACGGTTTACATACCATCTATCCCAAAGAAAACTACGCATTAGCTGAGGAAATTTTAGACAAAGGAGGTGTGTTATTAAGTGAGTACTTTGTCGGTACAGGTGCATTAGCGAACTATTTTGTTGAACGTGACCGATTACAGGCGGGACTTTCTGAGGCGACCATTGTAATTCAGACAGACGAGAAAGGCGGCACTATGCACGCAGTCAACGCAACCTTAGTTAGTAGAAAATCATTAGCTGCAATTAAGTATAAAGGTGCTGAATTGGAGTACTCCAAAACAAAAGGCAATGAAAAATTAATCAGAGAGGGCAAGGCGTTTGCATTAACTTCTGATAATCTTATAGAGTTTATCTCCCTTTTTAACAAGTCCGAAACAGCGAATAGTTTACCAGCCCCGGCACTATTAACTAAGCAGGAAAACTCGGTAGAATTAACAGAGTCGGCAAACAGTGAGATACCTGCGGTAGAGCCTGAGAAACATGTAATCAGTGAGGCACCTACGGTAGAGCCTGAGCATCCTGTAACCCATGAGATACCTACGGTAGAGCCTGAGCATCCTGAAACCAGTGAAATACCCACGGTAAAGCCTGAGCAATCTGTAACCAGTGAGATGCCTACGGTAGAGCCTGAGCAACCTGTAACCAGTAATATGCCTACGGTAGAGCCTGAGAAGTCCTTAACCAGCGATGTACCTACAGTTAAGCCGTTAACATCAACGGCAAAAGAAAAGCCGTCAAAAGGGCAAGTAGCAAAGGAGAGAAAGGAATCCGTAAAAAAGAAAATAACAAACCAACCTAAACTATTTTAA
- a CDS encoding phosphoribosyltransferase, whose amino-acid sequence MTELTYNKDIAEFRIVKEYHVSGKQLKTYAIHDYYGKNKFAEVDGNIEWVRRLIWQFKDGNNSATVANKIAQAFRAKGFSVTNACLMVIPASDPIRNTNRFRNFSNSLGNALGLPNCYDGITTVAHEATKGHAGGNKIEHFTFHNAKYTGKTVYLFDDVCTSATSFKQVAAELLRTGASNVIGLFLAKTVSTYVQYEPDFDVFDIDDLF is encoded by the coding sequence ATGACCGAGTTAACCTACAACAAAGACATCGCAGAATTTAGAATTGTAAAAGAGTACCACGTATCAGGGAAACAACTAAAAACCTATGCCATTCATGACTACTATGGGAAAAACAAATTTGCCGAAGTTGACGGCAACATTGAATGGGTAAGAAGATTAATATGGCAATTCAAGGACGGTAATAATAGCGCAACGGTAGCGAACAAAATCGCTCAGGCTTTTAGGGCAAAAGGCTTCTCTGTTACCAATGCCTGTTTAATGGTAATTCCTGCATCCGACCCAATCAGAAATACCAACCGATTCAGAAACTTCTCAAACTCATTAGGTAACGCTTTAGGTTTACCAAACTGCTACGATGGTATCACCACTGTAGCGCACGAAGCAACCAAAGGACACGCCGGGGGCAATAAGATTGAACATTTTACTTTTCACAATGCTAAGTACACTGGTAAAACTGTTTACTTATTTGACGATGTTTGTACCAGTGCAACATCATTTAAGCAAGTAGCTGCTGAACTTCTACGTACCGGGGCATCTAATGTTATAGGGTTGTTTTTGGCAAAAACTGTTTCCACTTATGTGCAGTATGAGCCTGACTTTGATGTGTTTGATATTGATGATTTATTTTAA
- the rlmN gene encoding 23S rRNA (adenine(2503)-C(2))-methyltransferase RlmN codes for MAKNKIDIRSLSLNALQEHFIRMDEKSFRAKQVYEWLWKKSCFSFNEMSNISKELRTKLDENFVINNVKINTSQVSADKTIKNSFILHDTHLIEGVLIPTPGRMTACVSSQVGCSLTCKFCATGYMERKRNLNPDEIYDQVVLIDQQARENYGIPLSNIVYMGMGEPLLNYKNVIDSIERITAEDGLNMSPKRITVSTAGIAKMIKKLGDDEVKFNLALSLHAANDEKRNTIMPINEQNSLKALAEALKYYYAKTKNPVTYEYIIFDGVNDGIQDAMELAKFCKHLPCKVNIIEYNPISFASYINADEDKVEAFANYLTKQGINTHLRRSRGKDIDAACGQLAIKEKSKTVEV; via the coding sequence ATTGCAAAAAACAAAATAGACATCCGCAGCCTGAGTTTGAACGCTTTACAGGAACATTTTATTCGTATGGACGAAAAAAGTTTCAGAGCTAAGCAAGTTTATGAATGGCTTTGGAAAAAATCATGTTTCTCATTTAATGAAATGAGCAATATTTCAAAAGAACTGCGCACTAAACTTGATGAAAACTTTGTTATCAACAACGTTAAAATAAACACATCACAGGTTAGTGCTGATAAAACTATAAAAAATTCTTTTATTTTACACGATACTCACCTAATTGAGGGTGTTTTAATTCCAACTCCCGGCCGAATGACGGCTTGTGTGTCGTCTCAGGTGGGTTGCAGCCTTACATGTAAATTTTGCGCTACGGGGTATATGGAGCGTAAAAGAAACCTTAATCCTGACGAAATATACGACCAGGTTGTACTTATTGACCAGCAAGCCCGCGAAAATTACGGCATCCCGTTATCAAACATTGTATACATGGGCATGGGCGAACCATTACTTAATTACAAAAATGTAATAGACTCGATAGAGCGCATCACCGCCGAGGATGGCCTAAACATGTCGCCAAAGCGTATCACCGTATCAACAGCGGGCATAGCCAAAATGATAAAAAAACTGGGAGATGATGAAGTAAAGTTTAACCTTGCACTTTCGTTACATGCCGCTAACGACGAAAAGCGTAACACAATTATGCCCATTAACGAGCAAAACTCGTTAAAAGCGCTTGCCGAAGCCCTTAAATACTATTACGCCAAAACTAAAAACCCGGTAACATACGAGTATATTATTTTTGACGGTGTAAATGATGGTATACAGGATGCTATGGAGCTTGCCAAATTCTGTAAGCACCTGCCTTGCAAAGTAAATATCATCGAATATAATCCAATCTCCTTCGCAAGCTATATTAATGCCGATGAGGATAAAGTAGAGGCTTTTGCCAATTATTTAACCAAACAAGGTATCAATACCCACCTTCGCCGTAGCCGCGGTAAAGATATCGACGCAGCATGTGGTCAGCTTGCCATTAAAGAAAAATCAAAAACTGTAGAAGTTTAA
- a CDS encoding acylphosphatase, whose product MKHLNITVKGKVQGVSFRKSTKATADQLGVKGFILNEPNGDVFIEAEGDDFAMEMFMDWCNEGPEYGEVTSVETHEGELKNYRNFEVVKRRP is encoded by the coding sequence ATGAAACATCTCAATATAACAGTTAAAGGCAAGGTACAGGGCGTTTCCTTTCGTAAATCAACCAAGGCTACGGCCGATCAGTTGGGCGTAAAGGGCTTTATTTTAAATGAGCCAAACGGCGACGTGTTTATTGAAGCCGAGGGCGATGATTTTGCGATGGAAATGTTTATGGATTGGTGCAATGAAGGCCCTGAATATGGCGAAGTAACTTCTGTAGAAACCCATGAGGGCGAATTAAAAAACTATCGTAATTTTGAGGTTGTAAAAAGGCGGCCGTAA
- a CDS encoding GNAT family N-acetyltransferase: MDKNSNDLIIRQASIKDAGDILDIYNDAILNTTAVYSYEPHTINMRLEWLEEKKRNNIPVFVAEADGKVAGFASYGPFRAWAAYQYTIEHSVYVHKSYRQQGIAGKLLVHLIETVKQKQVHTIIAGIDANNIASISLHQKLGFAEIGTFKQVGYKFNNWLDLKFMQLILDNDFKPDN, translated from the coding sequence ATGGACAAAAACAGCAATGATCTAATCATTCGCCAGGCATCTATAAAGGATGCCGGTGACATTCTTGACATTTATAACGACGCCATTTTAAATACAACTGCGGTTTATAGCTATGAACCACACACCATTAATATGAGACTGGAGTGGCTGGAAGAAAAAAAACGGAATAATATACCTGTTTTTGTTGCCGAAGCAGATGGAAAAGTAGCTGGCTTTGCATCTTACGGACCGTTCAGGGCCTGGGCTGCATATCAATATACTATAGAGCATTCTGTTTACGTGCACAAGTCTTACAGGCAACAAGGAATAGCCGGAAAACTGTTAGTGCACCTCATTGAAACCGTTAAGCAAAAACAAGTACACACCATAATTGCCGGTATTGATGCCAATAATATAGCCAGCATTAGCCTGCACCAAAAATTGGGCTTTGCAGAAATAGGCACCTTTAAACAGGTTGGCTATAAATTTAACAATTGGCTCGATTTGAAATTCATGCAATTGATATTGGATAATGATTTCAAGCCGGACAACTAA
- the glyA gene encoding serine hydroxymethyltransferase: MKRDKLIFKLLDEEQQRQEEGIELIASENFVSRQVMEAAGSVATNKYAEGLPGKRYYGGCEVVDEIETIAIERAKQLFNAEWANVQPHSGAQANAAVMLSCLQPGDKILGFDLSHGGHLTHGSPVNFSGKLYEPHFYGVVKETGLIDYDQLKRVALEQKPKLIICGASAYSRDWDYEFIRAVADEVGALVLADISHPSGLIARGLLKDPLPHCHIVTTTTHKTLRGPRGGLILLGKDFENPFGVKTPKGETRMMSSLLDMAVFPGTQGGPLEHIIAAKAIAFGEALSDSYMKYIVQVKKNAEAMAEAFVKRGYQIISGGTDNHLMLIDLRNKNITGKAAENALVSADITVNKNMVPYDDKSPFVTSGIRVGTAAITTRHMKEKHMEEIVDLIDAVISDPENEHSIKKIRKRVHKLMHDFPLYREEGSE; this comes from the coding sequence ATGAAAAGAGATAAACTGATATTTAAACTTTTGGACGAAGAGCAGCAACGCCAGGAAGAGGGCATTGAACTGATTGCGTCTGAAAATTTTGTAAGCCGTCAGGTAATGGAAGCGGCCGGTTCTGTTGCGACCAACAAATATGCCGAAGGTTTACCGGGCAAACGTTATTATGGCGGTTGCGAGGTAGTTGATGAAATTGAAACCATTGCTATTGAGCGTGCAAAACAACTGTTTAATGCCGAGTGGGCAAATGTGCAGCCACACTCTGGTGCGCAGGCTAATGCTGCTGTTATGCTTTCCTGTTTACAGCCCGGCGATAAAATATTAGGTTTTGATCTTTCGCACGGTGGCCACTTAACACATGGTTCGCCGGTAAATTTTTCGGGCAAATTATACGAGCCACATTTTTACGGTGTAGTTAAAGAAACTGGCTTAATTGATTACGATCAACTAAAGAGAGTGGCTTTAGAGCAAAAACCAAAGTTGATTATTTGTGGTGCTTCTGCCTACTCACGCGATTGGGATTATGAATTTATCCGTGCAGTTGCCGATGAGGTTGGTGCTTTGGTGTTGGCCGATATTTCGCATCCATCAGGTCTTATCGCCCGCGGGTTGCTTAAAGATCCGCTCCCGCACTGCCACATTGTTACCACTACTACGCATAAAACGTTGCGCGGCCCGCGTGGTGGCCTGATTTTATTGGGTAAAGATTTTGAAAACCCTTTCGGTGTAAAAACGCCTAAAGGCGAAACCCGGATGATGTCGTCATTATTAGATATGGCTGTGTTCCCTGGTACCCAGGGCGGCCCGCTGGAGCACATCATCGCTGCTAAAGCCATTGCTTTTGGCGAGGCTTTGAGCGATAGCTATATGAAATACATTGTACAGGTAAAAAAGAATGCCGAAGCTATGGCCGAAGCATTTGTAAAACGTGGTTACCAAATTATTTCAGGCGGTACCGACAATCACCTGATGCTGATTGATTTGCGTAATAAAAACATCACTGGTAAAGCTGCCGAGAATGCCTTGGTTAGTGCCGATATTACTGTGAATAAAAACATGGTACCTTATGATGATAAGTCGCCGTTTGTAACATCGGGTATTCGTGTTGGTACAGCGGCTATTACCACCCGCCATATGAAAGAAAAACATATGGAAGAAATTGTTGACCTGATAGATGCGGTAATTTCCGACCCGGAAAATGAACATTCTATAAAGAAAATTCGTAAAAGGGTGCACAAGCTGATGCACGATTTTCCATTGTATCGCGAAGAAGGATCAGAATAA